One stretch of Roseimicrobium sp. ORNL1 DNA includes these proteins:
- a CDS encoding prolyl oligopeptidase family serine peptidase, with translation MQSSSTPLALLRTVSVLWFAAVVPLSALLLIVAVTFQGRLFAVGAISLGMVPLLAWMNPDIKWLRRAALALLLVWMGVAIWLVRVSPSGKPPTGARVENRYVGGKWNYQTQALGALLPEVDQFMLGFRLMPFLDPLFTQRQAGPLIKDTREIYQELEADSDSYALGSVMPDAYNEIWGLPFDRGHYFLYVPRSLDRTKPAPALVFLHGSGGSFKSYTWLLSKIADEQGVVIIAPSCGLGNWKAPRAPQMVVEALDDAAKVVALDMGRIHLAGLSNGGLGVTRTLVSPYANRFRSVILFSPVCDDKAVNSAPFAESCRGKPVLVISGEEDDRVPITYVRQCMDVMRRAGVEVQLSAYPQANHFLMFSHREQWREEISAWLKGK, from the coding sequence GTGCAGTCCAGTTCCACCCCTCTTGCCCTCCTGCGCACGGTCAGTGTGCTGTGGTTCGCTGCGGTCGTTCCGCTTTCCGCGTTGCTGCTCATCGTGGCCGTCACTTTTCAAGGGCGGTTGTTCGCAGTCGGTGCCATCTCTCTGGGCATGGTGCCGCTGCTGGCGTGGATGAACCCGGACATCAAGTGGCTGCGTCGCGCAGCACTGGCTTTGCTGCTCGTGTGGATGGGCGTTGCCATCTGGCTGGTGCGTGTGTCACCGAGCGGCAAGCCGCCGACCGGCGCGCGGGTGGAGAATCGTTATGTCGGTGGAAAGTGGAACTACCAGACGCAGGCACTCGGGGCGCTGCTGCCGGAGGTGGACCAGTTCATGTTGGGATTCCGCCTGATGCCGTTTCTGGATCCACTCTTCACACAGAGACAGGCTGGCCCACTAATCAAAGACACACGTGAGATCTATCAGGAGCTTGAAGCTGATTCCGATTCCTATGCCCTGGGTTCCGTGATGCCGGATGCCTACAATGAAATCTGGGGCCTGCCCTTCGACCGTGGACACTACTTCCTCTATGTGCCGCGTTCGCTGGATCGGACGAAGCCCGCACCTGCCCTGGTGTTCCTGCATGGCAGCGGAGGGAGCTTCAAATCGTACACCTGGCTGCTCTCGAAAATCGCGGATGAGCAGGGTGTGGTGATCATTGCACCGAGCTGTGGCCTGGGCAATTGGAAGGCGCCACGTGCACCGCAGATGGTGGTGGAAGCACTCGATGATGCCGCCAAGGTAGTAGCGCTAGACATGGGGCGCATTCATCTCGCGGGACTCTCCAATGGCGGGCTTGGTGTCACCCGCACGCTGGTCTCACCATATGCGAATCGATTCCGCAGTGTGATTCTCTTCTCGCCCGTGTGTGATGATAAGGCGGTGAACTCGGCCCCTTTCGCGGAAAGTTGTCGCGGGAAGCCTGTGCTGGTAATCTCTGGTGAGGAGGATGATCGTGTGCCCATCACCTATGTGAGGCAATGCATGGATGTCATGCGAAGAGCTGGGGTTGAGGTGCAGCTGAGTGCGTATCCGCAGGCGAATCACTTTCTGATGTTCAGCCATCGCGAGCAGTG
- a CDS encoding chlorite dismutase family protein, with protein MSLTSTPTTSGSDRLYTFVGGKSGPWKVTSCLPVKGDTLPPADRMEVLQGTLTSPPHDTSWMLQGVTSNERYVTRDEKTQLVARQVALGRPEARCAAFIPIRKNAAWWAMTQDERRAVFEDRSHHIQTGLKYLPGVARRLHHCRDLGEQGPFDFLTYFDYPQTEITAFEDLVAALRATEEWKYVGREVDVRLVWDGA; from the coding sequence ATGTCCCTCACAAGCACCCCAACGACCTCTGGAAGCGATCGGCTCTACACCTTTGTGGGCGGAAAATCCGGTCCGTGGAAGGTGACTTCCTGCCTCCCCGTCAAGGGAGATACGCTGCCTCCCGCCGACCGCATGGAAGTACTGCAGGGTACGCTCACGTCCCCACCTCATGATACCAGCTGGATGCTCCAGGGCGTGACCAGCAATGAACGCTATGTGACCCGTGATGAGAAGACTCAACTGGTGGCCAGACAAGTGGCCCTCGGCAGACCGGAGGCCAGATGCGCGGCCTTCATCCCCATCCGGAAGAATGCCGCATGGTGGGCCATGACCCAGGATGAGCGACGCGCCGTCTTTGAAGATCGCTCACACCACATCCAGACCGGATTGAAATATCTGCCCGGTGTCGCTCGAAGGCTCCATCACTGCCGCGACCTCGGAGAGCAGGGGCCCTTCGATTTCCTCACCTACTTCGACTATCCCCAGACGGAGATCACCGCCTTTGAAGATCTGGTCGCCGCCCTTCGTGCCACCGAAGAATGGAAGTATGTGGGTCGAGAGGTCGATGTGCGGCTGGTATGGGATGGTGCATGA
- a CDS encoding rhodanese-like domain-containing protein, with translation MSQKLTSLIISTLMLCGAVLGEDKKSPDGATHVKAAEAEKLVKEHKVQVLDVRTADEYKEGHIKGAKNIDFTENDFESEAAKLDKTKPVLVHCQGGGRSTKSLEVLEKLGFQHIYHLDGGLKGWQAEGKPVEK, from the coding sequence ATGTCCCAGAAACTCACCTCTCTCATCATTTCCACCCTCATGCTTTGCGGCGCGGTGCTCGGGGAAGACAAGAAGTCTCCTGACGGGGCTACGCATGTGAAGGCGGCAGAAGCGGAGAAGCTCGTGAAGGAACACAAGGTCCAGGTGCTGGACGTCCGCACCGCCGATGAATACAAGGAGGGCCACATCAAAGGCGCCAAGAACATCGACTTCACAGAGAACGATTTTGAAAGCGAAGCTGCCAAGCTGGACAAAACCAAGCCAGTGCTCGTGCACTGCCAGGGTGGTGGCCGCAGCACAAAGTCCCTGGAAGTGCTGGAGAAGCTTGGCTTCCAGCACATCTACCACCTCGATGGTGGTTTGAAGGGCTGGCAGGCGGAAGGGAAACCGGTGGAAAAGTAG
- a CDS encoding tetratricopeptide repeat protein, translated as MGKKKQRRSPKNTPAESPKIASSAASSAPEKAPSRRGLPVVAWVGLALVAAIGAGWLMAKLGKKETKEGPAVVSAAPSSASPAPSASAPPSSSSAPSALALALGPIIEPEAQAHAGYAGSASCRECHQEIYDQWIASNHGMAERPLNDKLDKEAFDPVHVFTHGTQTSEACLRDGKAAVTALGFDNKKETYPIERVIGHDPLRQFLVQGPGNRLQTLEATWDPHKKEWFNVYGNEDRKPGEWGHWTGRGMTWNTMCASCHNTRVRKNYDEKTDTFHTTMAEMTVSCGSCHGPMKEHVEWRRKYPDKTLKDPTVVKHTPEQKIETCATCHARRTEITGDFKPGDSFFDHHALSIVDESNLFYPDGQVWDEDYEYTAFRGSKMHAAGVKCLDCHNPHTAKVFTKDNSLCMRCHVGNVQPFPKAPAINILTHTFHQPDSAGSQCINCHMPQTTYMQRHPRHDHGFTIPDPLLTKQFGIPNACNRCHTDKDVDWTLAAVEKWYGDKMNRPARQRTQVIASAKRGDPASREGLLSILASETETGSWKGTAIRMLDPWITDPVVYQAVIKLATHTDPVVRTAVGRALEPLLQQGGPLEARTTLHTLLQDPIRSVRTTASWSLKATLDLATQQGKELLHMLDHNADMPSGQMQKGAFWFARNEPQKGLEHFQKAAQWDQGSAGVRHELAVAYSLAGKPQEALHALQEAIKLDPKQAEYQFKLALAWNELGDMDQTIKALEETVKLDPRHPRAWFNLGLARNSKKDTAGAIAALRQGEVVNPADPTIPYARATIHAQLGQTEEAKQAATRALQIQPNYTDARQLLMMLQRGPMR; from the coding sequence ATGGGAAAGAAGAAACAGCGGCGCTCACCCAAAAACACCCCGGCGGAATCTCCCAAGATTGCGTCCTCTGCAGCATCGTCCGCTCCTGAGAAGGCGCCTTCGCGGCGTGGACTCCCGGTGGTCGCGTGGGTGGGCTTGGCTCTGGTAGCGGCAATCGGCGCGGGCTGGCTGATGGCGAAGCTGGGAAAGAAGGAAACGAAAGAGGGTCCCGCGGTAGTCTCTGCCGCTCCGTCATCGGCTTCCCCGGCACCTTCCGCATCAGCACCGCCTTCATCCTCTTCCGCGCCTTCTGCGCTGGCCCTTGCTCTCGGCCCCATTATTGAGCCCGAGGCGCAGGCTCATGCGGGCTACGCCGGCTCGGCGAGCTGCCGTGAGTGTCACCAGGAAATCTACGACCAGTGGATCGCCTCCAATCACGGCATGGCGGAGCGTCCGCTGAATGACAAGCTGGACAAGGAGGCCTTCGACCCGGTGCATGTCTTTACCCACGGCACACAGACCTCCGAGGCCTGTCTGCGCGATGGCAAGGCAGCGGTGACCGCACTGGGCTTCGACAACAAGAAGGAGACCTATCCTATCGAGCGTGTCATCGGCCACGATCCGCTGCGCCAGTTTCTCGTACAGGGACCTGGCAATCGCCTGCAAACACTGGAAGCCACCTGGGATCCACACAAGAAGGAGTGGTTCAACGTGTATGGAAACGAAGACCGTAAACCCGGCGAGTGGGGCCACTGGACCGGACGCGGCATGACGTGGAACACGATGTGCGCGAGCTGCCACAACACCCGCGTACGGAAGAACTACGACGAGAAGACGGACACCTTCCACACGACGATGGCTGAGATGACTGTGAGCTGCGGCTCGTGCCATGGCCCCATGAAGGAGCACGTGGAATGGCGGAGGAAGTATCCGGACAAAACGCTCAAGGATCCCACCGTCGTAAAGCACACGCCGGAACAGAAGATCGAAACCTGCGCCACCTGCCACGCGCGGCGCACGGAAATCACCGGCGACTTCAAACCGGGCGACTCCTTCTTCGACCACCATGCGCTGTCGATTGTGGACGAATCCAATCTCTTCTACCCGGATGGTCAGGTGTGGGATGAAGATTATGAATACACCGCCTTCCGTGGGAGCAAGATGCATGCAGCTGGGGTGAAGTGCCTCGACTGCCACAATCCACACACGGCAAAAGTCTTCACCAAAGACAACTCACTCTGCATGCGCTGCCACGTGGGGAATGTGCAACCCTTCCCCAAGGCTCCTGCCATCAACATCCTCACGCACACCTTCCACCAGCCGGACAGCGCAGGCTCGCAATGCATCAACTGCCACATGCCGCAAACCACCTACATGCAGCGGCATCCACGGCATGATCACGGCTTCACGATTCCCGATCCGCTGCTCACGAAGCAGTTTGGCATTCCGAATGCCTGCAACCGCTGCCACACGGACAAGGATGTGGACTGGACCCTCGCTGCCGTGGAGAAGTGGTATGGCGACAAGATGAACCGCCCGGCGCGTCAGCGCACCCAGGTCATCGCCTCTGCGAAGCGTGGGGATCCGGCGTCGCGTGAAGGTCTGCTCTCCATCCTGGCTTCAGAAACGGAAACCGGCTCCTGGAAAGGCACCGCCATCCGCATGCTGGACCCGTGGATCACCGACCCCGTGGTGTATCAGGCTGTGATAAAGCTGGCCACGCATACCGACCCGGTAGTGCGTACCGCCGTGGGCCGCGCTCTGGAGCCACTGTTGCAGCAAGGTGGTCCACTCGAGGCTCGCACTACGCTGCACACGCTCCTGCAGGACCCCATTCGCAGCGTCCGCACCACCGCTTCGTGGTCGCTGAAGGCCACCCTGGACCTCGCCACCCAGCAAGGAAAAGAGCTGCTGCACATGCTAGATCACAATGCGGACATGCCCAGTGGGCAGATGCAGAAGGGCGCCTTCTGGTTCGCCCGCAATGAACCGCAGAAGGGACTGGAGCATTTCCAGAAGGCAGCGCAGTGGGACCAGGGCTCCGCAGGCGTGCGGCATGAACTGGCTGTGGCGTACAGCCTTGCAGGCAAGCCGCAGGAGGCGCTCCACGCCTTGCAGGAAGCGATCAAGCTGGACCCGAAGCAGGCGGAATACCAGTTCAAGCTCGCGCTCGCATGGAATGAACTCGGCGACATGGATCAAACCATCAAGGCGCTGGAAGAAACGGTGAAGCTCGACCCGCGACATCCGCGTGCCTGGTTCAATCTCGGTCTCGCGCGAAACTCAAAGAAGGACACCGCTGGCGCCATCGCCGCGCTGAGGCAAGGTGAAGTGGTGAATCCCGCAGACCCCACCATTCCCTACGCACGTGCCACCATCCACGCACAACTCGGCCAGACGGAGGAGGCAAAGCAAGCTGCGACGCGCGCGCTGCAGATCCAGCCGAACTACACGGATGCGCGGCAACTCCTGATGATGCTGCAGCGCGGGCCGATGCGGTGA